GCCGCGACAGATCACTCGAAGAGGGCACCACCCGCGCATAGGTGCAGTCGTCCCACCGGCAGTAGGTGGTCGTCTCCTCTGGCGTGAGCGGGCGGGGAGTGACGCTCACCAGCGCGGCGCCGCGTCCGCACACGGGGCATCGTCGAGCCTCCGCGCTGCGGACACCAACGCCGCGGCGATGGGCTGTGTTGTTCCGGCGCTCGGTCATCGCTCGCTCCCGCTCTCGTTGGGCGGGTTGGTGATGATGAACCCTGTGCCGGCGTCGGGCTGGTCCTGGCGCAGTCCGACGATCTCGGTGTCGGTCGCGTCGGTGTCGTTGAGGGTCTGAGCGAGCAGGTCGGCGTACTCGTCCGCGGTGAGTGCCTGGACCGCGGCGGCGTCGGTGACGTCGACGGGCTTGCCGTTGACGTGGAAGATGCGGGTCATGGGGTTCTCTCCTGCTGATGCGTCGTGGTGTCCATCCTCGTCGTGGGTCAGCGGAGGTCGAGCTCGACGCTGTCGGCCTCGAGGTCGGGGATGGTCTGGGCAGGGTGGCTGAACGTGACAGCCGGGCCGTGGACGATTACACGGTCGCCGCGGTGGGTCGTCAGCCGGAGCATCTCGGCGAGGATCCCGTTGGCGTGGACGTTGTATGAGCCGGCGTCGGTCTCGACGCGGAACCCTACGCGCGCCTGACGGTCGGTGAGTCGGCGGACGAGGGTGAGCGGTGTGCGGACGGTTCCTGCGATGGTGACCGCGGTGCCCGTGGGGGCTGCGGCCTGGGTGATGGTCATGGCCTGTCTCCTCAATCAAATAGTGAATGTGACATTCACTGACTATACGCCTGCGAGTCTGGTAGGGGAACCCCCGTGCCTGACTGTGCCGCAGGCCCTTCTTGCTGGGTATAGGCCGGTCTTGGCGCTGTTCGCGGACACCCGAGTTGCGAAGATCGGTGAGGTTAGTCGTCGATGCTGCTGTCGGGTTCGTCACACGCGCCACTGTTGATGGCATCGACGCCGGCTTTCGTGAGCACCCAGCCGGGTTCGACCCATGAGTAGCGCTCGATCAGACCGCGCCTGCGGAGAGACTGGATGGTGCCACCGGGAATCCCCAGGCCTGTCGTATCGAGGTAGCTGGCGCCACCGGAGGGGGACCGGCCATCGGCGATCATCCGCATGGTGACCCGCTGCGACCAGTTCAACGGCGGGGCCTTCTTGCGGCGGTTGAGCTGTCGATGTCAGGCGGAACGTGCGAGCTGCGCAGCGGAGGCGGTCGGCTGCAGCGCGAGGAGCCGCTGCGCCTTCGCTGCTTCGATCTCGCCCGGCAGCTCTCCCTTACGAGCGCCGGAGCGGCCGTAGAGAAGGACTTTCACGCCGGTCTTGGAGGCCTGCGCTCGGTCGGCGATCTCGAGGATGGTCATGCCGGAGGCCATCAGTTGTCGGACGTGCCGGCGAACGGGGTCAGCGGGCACGCGCGGGGCCTGCGGGGCGATGCCGGCTTCCCGCCGCCGGCGTCGCTCTTCGGTCAGCGATGCGTCGGCGCAGGAGATCTCGGCAGGGCATTGATCTCGGTCCTTGCAGCCGAGCTGGTAGCCGTAGGCGGTCCCGTGGTGTTCGGCCGGGATGCTCTGTTCCTTCCGGTTTGCCATCCACTGCCGGTGATACTCGCGGCCCGCCTCGATGCACTCCGGTCGATCGCAGCCACGCGCCCGGCAGGCGTTGGTGCCGTGCGGCTGCAGCTGCCGCGGTCGGGAGACGCGAGGGGCCCGCGGGGTCTGCGGCCGCGGCATCCGCGGCCTGGCCGGCGGTGCCGGGCGATCATGCTTCGCGAGCTCGTCGACTGCTGCCTGATGCCTGGCGGTGGCGTCCTGCAGAGCACGCTCGATCACGCCGCCGACCGATAGGCCGCTTCCGGCGGCGATGGTGGCCGTCTTGAGCGTCTCGACCGCGGAACGCAGCTGGACGCGCAGATCCCGGTGGTCGCTGCGCCACTGTGCGAGCTCGTCGACGTGACGATCCAGCGCTGCTTCGTAGCCGTCGACCGTCTCCGCGAACGTGCTGGCACGCTCGACGGGGAGCGTCTCGGCCGCGAGGCGGGCCTTGTCGATCCACTGATAGCCAGGATGCGTGCGCGTCCTCAGCAACGTCGGTCGCGGGGTCGCGATCCTCAGCGGCGCCGTCTTCGGCGGGCGGGCGGGCCGTGCTGTCGGTGTGCGCTTCGAGGCCTGCTTGGGTCGGCGGGGCTGCGTGGCTTCGGCCGCGGCCCGGCGCTCTTCTCGAGCGGCGATCTTGTCACGCTGCCGGGACTGGTCGCGTGCGGCTGCGTCGCGCTCGAGGATCTCCGCAAGGGGCGTGCCGGCGTCGATGAGCTTCGCGAAGGAGAAGTCGCCGGCATAGCGGGTGTGGATGGTGCGGCAGGGGATGAGCGCGGGGCACGCTGCAGTGCGGCATCCGCGGCGGTACCCGTCCGGGGTGCCGTGCGGGAAGCTGTCGTCGAGCAGGTCGAGGGTGGACATCACGTTCGGCCTCAGTAGCGCAGGAGCTTCGCGGTGACGAGCGACAACAGCGCCGCCCGTTGCGGAGAGTTGAGGCGGGAGAAGTGCGCGCCCAGGGTGTCCAGTGCTGCGGTGAACTCGGCAGGCAGCCCGTCGAGATCCCGCTTGACGCGCCGCTCGTTCGCGTCGCGCTGCGCCTCGGCCTGATCGGTCACACGCCACTCGTCGGTGGCCGCGCGGTCGGCATAGGCGCCCGTGATCCGTGGCGCATGCAGCCCGCGGGTGTAGAGCGAGTTCGGCTCGTCGATCGGGCGAGTGATCGTGATGATCGCGCCGACCGGCGCCGACGTGTACGGCTTGTACGAGCCGAGCTCCTTGTCGGAGATCTCGCCGTCGACGAGCGTGCGGTACCAGTGCGCGAGCTTGCCATTGCCCGCCTGCCTGCGCCCGACGTAGACGACATCCTCAGTGACGGTCTCTGCCGATTCGCTCATGGGCGATCTCCTCAATCAATCAGAAAGTAGTGAATGTGACATTCACTGATACTAGAGAGGTTGCAGCGTTCTCGCAACCGTCGTCGTCGTCGTCGCCGAAAGTCGAGAGCGCTGCCTGTCGGCGGGCACGGTGCGCATGGGCTCATCACGAGGCGCTTCGATCTCGAAGCCGCACGCGCCGCAGCTGTGCAGTCCGACGCCATCGACGTCGTCGGATGGGATGTACATGGTGGTGGGCTCTTCGCACATCAGGCAGCGCATGGTGATCTCCGATCGTGTGGTCAGGCGGTAGCCGCCGGGGTGATCTGCTCGACGGTGGCTGAGTAGCCGCGGTGGGAACCCCAGGCGGCGGCGATGCGGTCGGCGACGTCGCGGTCTTCGCCGAGGTAGGGGCGGTATCGCTTGCCTCGCGGGTCGGTGATGACGACCTGGACGACGCCGGAGGGCTCGCGCACGGTGACTCGGGCAGCAGGGATTGGGTGGGCGTGGACGCGGCCGGCGATGATGAAGGTCGGGTACAGATCGCGTGCGAGCTCGGGGGAGCGGAACACGTCGTGGACCCATGCCGTGATGGCGATCGCGCCGGCAGGACTGAACCCGATGAGGCGGGCGGGGAGCTGCTCGAGCCCGGAGCGGACGAAGTAGTGCTCGTCGACGAGTATCGGCGCCGGCGGATGCAGAGACCGCTCGTCGTGGGCGGGGTAGATCGTCAGGCTGGTGCGGCTGTTCATGAGGCGCTCGTTCATGCGGTGCGGCGGATGCCTACGGCGATGATGTGCGCCTTGGTGGGACGGGAGTAGAAGCCGAAGCTGTCGTCGTCGTCCGAGGCGGAGACGGTTGCGGTGAATGCGACGACGTCGCCGCGCGTCGCGGAGGAGATCTCGGAGGGCTTGGTGCCCCACACGCGCCAGCCTTCGCCCTGGACGAGGATCTTGACGGTGATGCCCCACTGGGTGTCGGTGGTCTTGGTTGCGAGGATCTCACCCTGGATGAGGGTGCGTCCCGTGGGGACGGGGCGGCGCGCTGCCAGCTCGCGCTCGAGCTGCTCGAGCAGCTCGTGGGCAGTGCGGACCTCATCGGCGTCGAGGGTGCCGGTGGAGTCCTCGAGCGAGTCGAGGAGGTAGCCGATCTTCTCGCGCAGCGGGTTGCCCTCCCGGATGCTCAGATGAGCTTCGGTGAGCTGGTCGCGCAGGCCGGGGTGCTCGGCCTCGAAGGCAGCGCGACGGGCGGTGATCGCGCGCGTCGTGTCGATGTGCTCGGCGTGCGCCTTCGCGTGGGCGCGGGCGGTGGCGCGAGCGCTGCTGACGAGCCGGCTGCGAGTGCCGGTGCCGTGGCAGTCGAAGCAGATCGGGCGACCGTGGCCATCGGTGAAGTGGGTGGGCCCGGTGTACAGGCCGGTGCCGATGCACTTGCCGCAGGTGTCGGTGATCCGCTCGGAGCCCTTGCGGCCGGGGAAGGGGTCGACGTAGAAGTCGTGCCAGTCTGCCGGTGCGGTGGTGTCGATGCTGTCCATGGGATCCTCCGATGCGTCTGTGGGTATAGGCCGCGGATCGTTCTCTTCGCGGACATGAAGGGGAAGGTGCGGGGGCGGCTATGTCACGGAGCCGCCCCCGCGGCGGCGACCTGGTTGGGAGGACGGCGGTCGCCGTGAGGGACGGAGCGAAGAGCGCGGCGAGCGCTCGTCAGGCTGCGGTGTGGCGCCTGTCCCTGGGAGGGGAACGGCGTTGCGCGGTTCCCCTGGCTGTGGGTCTGTGGGGTCTCCCTCTACTCAGTTAGTAGTGAATGTGACATTCACAGAGTAGGGGGTTTCTGCGTGCGGGTCAAGCGTCGATCTTGTAGGGATCTTTCTGAAATGTCCATTTCGCAGTTGAAATGTCCACGCGATGTCCATATGGACATTTCGGACGCCGGCCGACCGTCGCGATCATGTGGGCGGCGGTTTCACAGCGCCTCAGCTTCTCTGCTGGATCGCGGCTAGCGCCCGGGTATTGTCGGCACGATGCCGTTGCCGCGTATCCGTTGTTGAAGGGGTGAGTATGTCTGCTGTTGTTGCGCGACTTGACGTGGACCTCACGGATATTGAGTGCATTGTGAAGGTCACGCGGCCACTGGTCGGAGTACCGGACTCCGTGAACTGGACGGAGTTGCCGTCGGGCGTCGCGAAGATCTCCGCTGACGCGACGTTGTACATCTTCGATGACGACGACGAGGGGGAGCCGGAGCGTCGTGTCATCGCGCGCGCTACTGCGTACACCGTCGACCTCGACCGGGTGGGTGACGTCGTTGACGTGTTCGATCAAGTAGGCGGCGAAGCATTCGAGATCACCGAGTCGATTCTCGGTGATGAGAACGTCTTCGAGTGGCTCGACTCCCGCGATCCGCTGGTTGGCGAGCAGGTGTCGCAGCTCGTGATCGTCGAGGGCGTCTTTGTGGAGCCACCGTACCGGGGTCAGCGCCTTGGTCCACGTCTGCTCACGACGCTGGTGGAGACGGTGACCGGCACGGGGAGGGAGACTCTCATCGTTCTCCGCGCGCAACCGGTGCCGTGGGAGCACCTGTCCGAGATCGAGTTTCGGCGCTCCCGAAAGAAGGTCGCTGCGTCGTACGAAAGCGTCGGGTTTGCGCACTTCCGGGACAACATCTATTGGCGTCACAACGCGTTCGTCGGGACCGAGAACCTCGAGGCGTGAGTCACGCCCCCGGGTATTTGGGAACCTTCAGGTCGACCTCCCCGGCCAGGTGGCGAGCGTCGTCGGGCGGGTCCAGTTGCGGCGGGCGGTGCGCTCCGTGGTGAGATCGTGCGGAGCGGCAACGATCCACACGGTCGCTTCCCGCGTCGATCAGATCCGACGAGCCCTCACTGACTATCACCACGATGGCTCACCAACGTCTACGACGAAGACAACCCGGCCGGATCCTCCACCACACCAGGGGACAGGACCATCAATCAAGAAGGGTTTCTCATGCAGTCAGCGCCTCGAGGATGAGACCGCGCACGTGATCAAAGTCGAGGTCGGCCGGAAGCTGGAGCCACGCGTTCTTCTGACCCTTGTAGTGTGTCCCGACGCCGGCGTCAACGAGAGCCGCCGTGCGCATTGGGTCAAGCTTCACCACCACCTGCCCGCCGCTGGTCATGGCGCGCACGGCGCCACTGCTGCTTCCCGAGACGATGAGACTGCCGCGGTGGTTCCGTGACACACCGTCAAGCGCAGTCATCTCGTGAGCGATCGTGTCGAACACTTCATCCCCAGTCATCACGGTTCTCCCTTCATGCGCGGTCGACGACCCCAAAGCGATCCCTACAGGTGGCCCTCAGAAGAAGTGTCCCACTCAGGCTCCTTCACGCGGAAGACCACGGCGCGCAACGCTTCGGGCGCAGAGCTGCGGATCAAGGCCGCCGGGTTACCGGCTCGCAAAACGTTGGAGGACTTCGATTGGGATGCGCAGCGGAGGGCGCTCGCAGACCAGTTCTGACGACCGACAGCAGTTCATCGTCAGCCGGTTCCTACAGATGTCACGCTCCGAGTTGTCCATTTCGCAGGGGAGATGTCTACGCGATGTCCATATGGACCTTTCGGGGCATTGGGGCGAGTCGCTTCGGTGGGATTCGCAAAAAACGTCGAGACGCCGACTGACCGGCGCTCGTAGATTCGAAGCGTGTCCTCAGTCGTCCTTCCACTCACCGCTCAGCGGCATGCGGAACGTGTGAGCCGGGCACTTCACTGGATGGAGGAGCGTCTCGAGGAGCCGGTGACCCTCGCCGAGATCGCGGCGGTCGCTGGTCTTTCGCCGCATCACTTTCACCGCGTCTTCCGTGCGGTCGTGGGTGAGAACCCGAAAGCGCACCTGCGCCGGTTGCGGCTTGAGCGAGCGGTCTACCGACTCAAAGTCAGTACGGACACGGTGCTGCACATCGCGTTGGAATCGGCCGCGTCCGTTTGAGTGGTGGTCTTTCGCTTCGTTGCGATGATCAGCTGTCGTTAGTTTAGGCGGCGGTGATCTCGGGGAGTATCACCGCCTCGTCGATGGTGGGGGTGGTCGCGGTGAGCTCGGTCATGGAGGCTTCGGAGAAGTAGCGGCGGTCGGCGGCTTCCCATTCGTCGTGTTGCTCGACGAGGACGGAGCCGGCCAGGCGGAGCAGGGCGGCGTTGTTCGGGAACACGCCAACGACGTCGGTGCGGCGCTTGATCTCCCGATTGAGGCGTTCCAGCGGGTTCGTGGACCAGATCTGTCGCCAATGCCGGGCGGGGAACGCTTTGAACGCGAGGATGTCGTCACGGGCGTCGGTGAGCATCACGGCGGTCTTGGGGTGGACGCGCTCGATCATGCGCACGACTTCGTCGAACTGGGCATCGATGTGCTCGGCGTCGGGTTGGGCGAAGATCGTGCGGATCACGCTGGCGACCATCTCCTGCCGGCCCTTCGGGAGGGCGGTCAGGACGTTGCGCATGAAGTGGACGCGGCAGCGCTGCCAGGCGGCGCCCTGCAACACGGTCGCTGCGGCCTTCTTCAGTCCGGCGTGGGCGTCGGAGATCACCAGCTTCACCCCGCCCAGACCTCGTGTCTTCAACGAGCGCAGGAACTGCTTCCAGAACTCCTCGGTCTCGCTGTCTCCGACATCGAAGCCCAGCACGACCCGCCGCCCGTCAGCGGCGACGCCGATCGCGACGACGACCGCCTGGGACACGACACGGTGGTCGATGCGGACCTTGCAGTAGGTCGCGTCGAGGAACACGTAGGGGTAGGCGATGTCAGACAGCGAGCGGTCGCGGAACGATGCGACCTCGGCGTCGAGCCCTTGGCAGATGCGGGACACCTCGGACTTCGAGATGCCAGTGTCAGCGCCGAGCGCTTTGACGAGGTCATCGACCTTCCGGGTTGAGACGCCGTGGAGGTAGGCCTCCATCACGACCGCGAACAAGGCTTGGTCGACCCGGCGGCGCCGCTCCAGCAGCGACGGGAAGAACGACCCCTGCCGCAACTTCGGGATCCGCAACTCCAGATCCCCAGCCGTGGTCGACAGCACCCGCGGCCGGGAACCGTTGCGGGTAGTCGTGCGCTCGCTCGTGCGCTCGTAGGGGGCGGCGCCGATGAATGCGGCTGTCTCCGCGTCGATCAGCTCCTGGTAGAGCCGCTCGGTCGCGGCTCGGATGCGGTCGGTGGTGCCGGTGAGCTTCAGTTCCCCGAGCAGCTCGAGGAGGGCAGACTGGTCAAGAGCCATCGTGCGGTGTCGTCTTTCTGTGTGAGTTCTTGGTCGTTCTCACTGACCATCGCACGATGGCTCACCCCGTCGCGGTCACGACGCCGCGGGCCCGAAAGACCACCACCCCGCGGGACTCCAGGCCCGGTAGCCGGGGAACGACTGGGCCCGGCCGGTGAAACCATGCGCCCACTCGGTGAGATCGTCCAGCCGCCCCCTGTGCGTCAGGATGGGGTGAGACACCAGCACTGCTGACCTTCGCACTGCACGGGGCGAGAACGGACCAATACTGAGATGACGATGACGGTTGCTGACGTCGGCACCGATGATGGGGCTATGGCTCCTCGTGCTGACCGGCCCAAGAGGCGGACGTTCACCGCCGAGTTCAAAGCGGCGATCCTGGCCGAGTACGACGCCGCGGACCGCTCTGGGCGTGGGGAGATCCTGCGCCGGGAGGGCCTGTACACCTCCCACATCATCGAGTGGCGCAAGGCCGCGGCCGCCG
This region of Microbacterium paraoxydans genomic DNA includes:
- a CDS encoding GNAT family N-acetyltransferase → MSAVVARLDVDLTDIECIVKVTRPLVGVPDSVNWTELPSGVAKISADATLYIFDDDDEGEPERRVIARATAYTVDLDRVGDVVDVFDQVGGEAFEITESILGDENVFEWLDSRDPLVGEQVSQLVIVEGVFVEPPYRGQRLGPRLLTTLVETVTGTGRETLIVLRAQPVPWEHLSEIEFRRSRKKVAASYESVGFAHFRDNIYWRHNAFVGTENLEA
- a CDS encoding helix-turn-helix domain-containing protein; amino-acid sequence: MSSVVLPLTAQRHAERVSRALHWMEERLEEPVTLAEIAAVAGLSPHHFHRVFRAVVGENPKAHLRRLRLERAVYRLKVSTDTVLHIALESAASV
- a CDS encoding IS256 family transposase; this translates as MALDQSALLELLGELKLTGTTDRIRAATERLYQELIDAETAAFIGAAPYERTSERTTTRNGSRPRVLSTTAGDLELRIPKLRQGSFFPSLLERRRRVDQALFAVVMEAYLHGVSTRKVDDLVKALGADTGISKSEVSRICQGLDAEVASFRDRSLSDIAYPYVFLDATYCKVRIDHRVVSQAVVVAIGVAADGRRVVLGFDVGDSETEEFWKQFLRSLKTRGLGGVKLVISDAHAGLKKAAATVLQGAAWQRCRVHFMRNVLTALPKGRQEMVASVIRTIFAQPDAEHIDAQFDEVVRMIERVHPKTAVMLTDARDDILAFKAFPARHWRQIWSTNPLERLNREIKRRTDVVGVFPNNAALLRLAGSVLVEQHDEWEAADRRYFSEASMTELTATTPTIDEAVILPEITAA